A window of Dissulfurirhabdus thermomarina contains these coding sequences:
- a CDS encoding DF family (seleno)protein yields MKVRIVHIEGCPATPPTRDLVRRVAGELGLDVELEDVTVTTAAEAERYRFIGSPTVQVEGRDIEPGAEAVTAYAVTURRYGASAVPPESMVRAALLQAAEDR; encoded by the coding sequence ATGAAGGTGCGAATCGTCCACATCGAGGGCTGCCCAGCCACGCCCCCCACCCGGGACCTCGTCCGGCGGGTCGCCGGGGAACTGGGCCTGGACGTGGAGCTGGAGGACGTCACGGTCACCACCGCGGCGGAGGCGGAGCGGTACCGGTTCATCGGAAGCCCCACCGTCCAGGTGGAAGGACGCGACATCGAGCCGGGCGCGGAGGCCGTCACCGCCTACGCCGTGACCTGACGCCGGTACGGGGCATCGGCGGTGCCCCCGGAGTCCATGGTCAGGGCGGCCCTGCTCCAGGCGGCGGAGGATCGCTGA
- a CDS encoding histidine phosphatase family protein, translated as MERLYLCRHGQTRANIEGRFAGRTGEPLTPEGRRQAAEAARALAGRPVRAIHASPMARTLETARVMAGVLGCPVVEEPDLAEIRIPQWDGRLKADLAADPASGYAAWRAAPHRFRLPGAEDLAALQRRALSVVRRLLAPAVPGEAVLVTHLAVARCLVLALSGRPLAEYRSVQVANAAPLVIEGAGDHITLRGFPPAATVPLRIGRTTGI; from the coding sequence GTGGAGCGCCTCTACCTCTGCCGCCACGGCCAGACCCGGGCCAACATCGAGGGCCGGTTCGCCGGCCGTACCGGCGAGCCCCTCACCCCGGAGGGCCGGCGCCAGGCCGCCGAGGCCGCCCGGGCACTGGCGGGGCGCCCCGTCCGGGCGATCCACGCCAGCCCCATGGCGCGGACCCTCGAGACCGCCCGGGTCATGGCCGGGGTGCTCGGCTGCCCGGTGGTCGAGGAGCCGGACCTGGCCGAGATCCGCATCCCCCAGTGGGACGGGCGGCTCAAGGCGGATTTGGCCGCCGACCCCGCCTCGGGTTACGCCGCCTGGCGGGCGGCGCCCCACCGGTTCCGGCTCCCGGGGGCCGAGGACCTGGCCGCCCTCCAGCGGCGGGCCCTGTCGGTGGTCCGGCGGCTTCTCGCCCCGGCCGTTCCGGGCGAGGCCGTCCTGGTCACGCATCTCGCCGTGGCCCGGTGCCTCGTCCTCGCCCTGTCGGGCCGGCCCCTGGCCGAGTACCGCTCCGTCCAGGTGGCCAACGCCGCGCCCCTTGTCATCGAGGGGGCGGGTGACCATATTACGCTGCGGGGATTCCCCCCCGCGGCGACAGTTCCTTTGCGGATCGGGAGGACCACCGGGATATGA
- a CDS encoding FKBP-type peptidyl-prolyl cis-trans isomerase, with protein sequence MKVGPQAFVRMSYTISPAEPGLDFGPVGPREFPFVFGEGHVPEALEAAIRGLRAGETASARIEAEEAFGPHRPDLVATGPRDFLPWDEPCVPGRIVELPDPEGGRSRYVRVVAVDGDEVTLDFNHPLAGRPVRFDMTILEVRPVEQADWDAILQEEAELEAAARGGHPEGCGCGCHGEGGE encoded by the coding sequence ATGAAAGTCGGGCCCCAGGCCTTCGTTCGCATGTCCTACACCATCTCGCCGGCGGAGCCCGGGCTCGACTTCGGCCCCGTGGGCCCGCGGGAATTCCCCTTCGTCTTCGGGGAGGGGCACGTGCCCGAGGCCCTGGAGGCGGCCATCCGCGGCCTTCGCGCGGGAGAGACGGCCTCGGCCCGCATCGAGGCGGAGGAGGCCTTCGGCCCTCACCGGCCGGACCTCGTGGCCACCGGCCCCCGGGACTTCCTGCCCTGGGACGAGCCTTGCGTCCCGGGCCGGATCGTCGAGCTGCCCGACCCGGAGGGCGGGCGGAGCCGCTACGTCCGCGTCGTCGCCGTGGACGGGGACGAGGTCACCCTGGATTTCAACCATCCCCTGGCCGGGCGGCCGGTGCGCTTCGACATGACCATCCTCGAGGTGCGGCCGGTGGAACAGGCCGACTGGGACGCCATCCTCCAGGAGGAGGCCGAGCTCGAGGCGGCGGCCCGGGGGGGGCACCCCGAGGGCTGCGGCTGCGGCTGCCACGGTGAAGGCGGCGAGTGA
- the fbp gene encoding class 1 fructose-bisphosphatase has protein sequence MEGIGITVTEHLLMHQKASPAATGRFTSLLTELIFSAKIIAREVQKAGLVDILGLTGEVNVQGEQVRKLDEFANRVLIYRMQRAGVLCAMASEENADIIEIPDRYPGGDYILVFDPLDGSSNIDVNVSIGTIFSIYRRKESGRAYVALDDFLRKGSEQVAAGYFLYGTSVMLVYTTGDGVHGFTLDPSVGEFLLSHPNIRIPERGKTYSVNEAYTPYWDERTRAVVDYFKSPDNDLGKPYTARYVGSLVADFHRNLLNGGIFMYPADRRDPAKPRGKLRLLCEAAPLAFVVEHAGGAATDGRTRILDIQAAALHERVPLFIGSRADVERATALLQGG, from the coding sequence ATGGAAGGCATCGGCATCACCGTCACCGAACACCTGCTCATGCACCAGAAGGCCTCTCCGGCGGCCACGGGGCGGTTCACCAGCCTGCTCACGGAGCTCATCTTCTCGGCCAAGATCATCGCCCGGGAGGTCCAGAAGGCCGGGCTGGTGGACATCCTCGGCCTCACGGGCGAGGTGAACGTCCAGGGGGAGCAGGTCCGGAAGCTGGACGAGTTCGCCAACCGGGTCCTGATCTACCGGATGCAGCGGGCCGGCGTCCTCTGCGCCATGGCCTCGGAGGAGAACGCGGACATCATCGAGATCCCGGACCGGTACCCCGGCGGCGACTACATCCTCGTCTTCGACCCCCTGGACGGGTCCTCCAACATCGACGTGAACGTGAGCATCGGCACCATCTTCTCCATCTACCGGCGGAAGGAATCCGGGCGGGCCTACGTGGCCCTGGACGACTTCCTCCGGAAGGGGTCGGAGCAGGTGGCGGCCGGCTACTTCCTCTACGGCACCAGCGTCATGCTGGTCTACACCACCGGCGACGGCGTCCACGGCTTCACCCTGGACCCCTCCGTCGGGGAGTTCCTCCTCTCGCACCCGAACATCCGGATCCCGGAGCGGGGCAAGACCTACTCCGTCAACGAGGCCTACACCCCTTACTGGGACGAGCGGACCCGGGCCGTGGTGGACTACTTCAAGTCGCCGGACAATGACCTCGGCAAGCCCTACACCGCCCGCTACGTGGGGTCCCTGGTGGCGGACTTCCACCGCAATCTCTTGAACGGTGGGATCTTCATGTACCCCGCCGACCGCCGCGACCCGGCCAAGCCCCGGGGCAAGCTCCGCCTCCTGTGCGAGGCGGCGCCGCTGGCCTTCGTGGTGGAGCACGCCGGGGGGGCGGCCACCGACGGCCGCACCCGGATCCTCGACATCCAGGCCGCGGCCCTCCACGAGCGCGTGCCCCTCTTCATCGGGAGCCGGGCCGACGTGGAGCGCGCCACCGCCCTCCTCCAGGGCGGCTGA
- a CDS encoding pentapeptide repeat-containing protein: MGDVPGAGCSPAEALLAEIRAAGRLPDPGALRGLVLAGADLSGLDLSRADLAGLDLRGANLSGANLFRADLSGSLLDQADLEGADLTGANLAGACLEGARGTSASLGMACLRDARLFQADLAGASLAKADLAGADCRCTRFAGARLREADLRGGDFQEAELAGADLSLAAVARANFNNADLRRARLRMLKGYEKASWLGADIRDINFAGGYLLRRFIMDQNYLKEFRDRNRFTRVVHFLWWVTSDCGRSMPLWCLWIAVQTFFFAGLYTLVRVDYGRYPTPLSPLYYSVVTLTTLGYGDVVPSTLAGQCVAMLEVMVGYMMLGGLLSIFANKMARRSE, from the coding sequence ATGGGTGACGTCCCAGGCGCCGGCTGCAGCCCGGCGGAAGCACTCCTCGCCGAGATCCGCGCCGCCGGGCGCCTGCCCGACCCGGGCGCCCTCCGGGGCCTCGTGCTCGCGGGGGCGGACCTTTCAGGGCTCGATCTCTCCCGGGCGGATCTGGCCGGCCTCGACCTCCGGGGAGCCAACCTCTCCGGCGCCAACCTCTTCCGAGCCGACCTCTCCGGTTCCCTCCTCGACCAGGCGGACCTCGAGGGGGCGGACCTCACCGGGGCGAATCTGGCGGGCGCCTGCCTGGAGGGCGCCCGGGGGACATCGGCCAGCCTCGGGATGGCCTGCCTGCGGGACGCGAGACTCTTCCAGGCGGATCTGGCCGGGGCGAGCCTCGCCAAGGCGGATCTCGCCGGGGCCGACTGCCGGTGCACCCGCTTTGCCGGGGCCCGGCTCCGGGAGGCCGACCTCCGCGGGGGCGACTTCCAGGAGGCGGAACTCGCCGGCGCCGACCTGAGCCTGGCGGCCGTGGCCCGGGCCAACTTCAACAACGCGGACCTCCGCCGGGCCCGGCTCCGCATGCTCAAGGGCTACGAGAAGGCCTCGTGGCTCGGCGCCGACATCCGCGACATCAACTTCGCCGGCGGCTACCTGCTTCGCCGGTTCATCATGGACCAGAACTACCTCAAGGAATTCCGGGACCGGAACCGCTTCACCCGGGTGGTGCACTTCCTCTGGTGGGTCACCAGCGACTGCGGCCGGAGCATGCCCCTCTGGTGCCTCTGGATCGCCGTCCAGACCTTCTTCTTCGCCGGCCTCTACACCCTCGTGAGGGTGGACTACGGCCGTTACCCGACGCCGCTCTCGCCCCTCTACTACAGCGTGGTGACGCTGACCACCCTGGGCTACGGCGACGTGGTCCCCTCGACCCTCGCCGGCCAGTGCGTGGCCATGCTGGAGGTGATGGTAGGGTACATGATGCTCGGCGGGCTGCTCTCCATCTTCGCCAACAAGATGGCCCGCCGCTCGGAATGA
- a CDS encoding DMT family transporter gives MSWFPAALLAAAAAATADAVLKAGFGARGAVCMAMARSVAPALILWPGLFFLPHPPLRAAFWSTVAALVPLEVLALVLYMRAIRASPLSLTLPMLAFTPVFVLLSGWAILGERPGAVGAAGVVVTVAGAYILNLGAVREGWLAPWRRLGRSEGPRLMLLVAAVYAVTSVLGKRAVLLAAPFFFACFYFVLLGVVVPVLLWPLARREARGAPAPFPWKAFWGVGFCQAAMVLGHMWAIHLAPAAYMIAVKRTSLLFGVLYGRFWFGETDLGERLSGAALMLAGVVVIAAAHG, from the coding sequence GTGAGCTGGTTCCCGGCGGCGCTGCTCGCGGCGGCGGCCGCCGCCACGGCCGACGCCGTCCTGAAGGCGGGCTTCGGCGCCCGGGGGGCGGTTTGCATGGCCATGGCGCGCTCCGTGGCCCCGGCGCTCATCCTCTGGCCCGGGCTTTTCTTCCTGCCGCACCCCCCGCTGCGGGCGGCCTTCTGGAGCACGGTGGCCGCCCTGGTCCCCCTGGAGGTCCTGGCCCTGGTCCTCTACATGCGGGCCATCCGGGCCTCCCCCCTCTCCCTCACCCTTCCCATGCTGGCCTTCACGCCGGTCTTCGTCCTGCTCTCCGGCTGGGCGATCCTCGGCGAGCGCCCGGGTGCCGTGGGTGCCGCGGGTGTCGTGGTCACGGTGGCCGGGGCCTACATCCTGAACCTCGGGGCGGTGCGCGAGGGCTGGCTGGCGCCCTGGCGCCGCCTGGGCCGCTCGGAGGGGCCGCGGCTCATGCTGCTGGTGGCGGCGGTCTACGCCGTCACCTCGGTGCTCGGCAAGCGGGCGGTGCTGCTCGCCGCTCCCTTCTTCTTCGCCTGCTTCTACTTCGTGCTCCTCGGCGTGGTGGTGCCCGTGCTCCTCTGGCCGCTGGCCCGGCGGGAGGCCCGGGGCGCCCCGGCCCCCTTCCCATGGAAGGCCTTCTGGGGCGTGGGGTTTTGCCAGGCCGCCATGGTGCTGGGGCACATGTGGGCCATCCATCTGGCCCCCGCCGCCTACATGATCGCCGTCAAGCGGACGAGTCTCCTCTTCGGCGTGCTCTACGGTCGGTTCTGGTTCGGGGAGACGGACCTCGGCGAACGGCTTTCCGGGGCCGCCCTGATGCTGGCGGGCGTGGTCGTCATCGCCGCCGCGCATGGGTAG
- a CDS encoding HDOD domain-containing protein: MDLKRLLPLRKKDPRAALKAVLADFDLPSFPAQVMNVLKRLRDPEASMAEVAREVEKDPGMVLKVLRTVNSAAFGLTKEVSNLSHAVSLLGRGRLESLLLPLAVREALPAFQSRVLTADRFWFAAALRGEIARGLARLAQPAAQEEAYTAAFLQDLGIPALIRAKGAAYDEVLGEWLAGGGEADLAELEARRFQVDHATVGALMAEAWDLPGYLVANLQHHHGGEAGGADPAVRLAAVVRYRGPEAEREPFLAAAEAAGLPPATIEEIYDQAAGKAAEMARLFA, from the coding sequence ATGGACCTCAAGCGCCTCCTCCCCCTCCGGAAGAAAGACCCCCGGGCCGCCCTCAAGGCCGTCCTGGCGGACTTCGACCTCCCCTCCTTCCCCGCCCAGGTGATGAACGTCCTGAAACGCCTCCGGGACCCCGAGGCCTCCATGGCCGAGGTGGCCCGGGAGGTGGAGAAGGACCCGGGCATGGTCCTCAAGGTCCTCCGGACGGTGAACTCCGCCGCCTTCGGCCTGACGAAGGAGGTCTCCAACCTCTCCCACGCCGTCTCCCTCCTCGGCCGGGGGCGCCTCGAATCGCTCCTCCTCCCGCTGGCGGTCCGGGAGGCCCTCCCCGCCTTCCAAAGCCGCGTCCTCACGGCGGACCGGTTTTGGTTCGCCGCCGCGCTGCGCGGCGAAATCGCCCGCGGCCTGGCGCGCCTGGCGCAACCGGCCGCCCAGGAAGAAGCCTACACCGCGGCCTTCCTCCAGGACCTGGGCATCCCCGCCCTGATCCGCGCCAAGGGCGCGGCCTACGACGAGGTGCTCGGCGAGTGGCTGGCGGGCGGCGGGGAGGCCGATCTCGCCGAGTTGGAGGCCCGGCGCTTCCAGGTGGACCACGCCACGGTGGGGGCCCTCATGGCGGAGGCCTGGGATCTGCCGGGCTACCTCGTGGCCAACCTCCAGCATCACCACGGGGGGGAGGCCGGGGGGGCCGACCCGGCGGTCCGGCTGGCGGCGGTGGTCCGCTACCGGGGCCCGGAGGCGGAACGCGAGCCCTTCCTCGCGGCGGCCGAGGCGGCCGGGCTCCCCCCCGCCACCATCGAAGAGATCTACGACCAGGCCGCCGGCAAGGCCGCGGAGATGGCCCGCCTCTTCGCCTAG
- a CDS encoding RiPP maturation radical SAM C-methyltransferase — MKVALVAPPWPLFNRPSIQLGALKAYLAREVPEVEVRAHHPYLACARRLGFEAYDRVSRSGWASEAVAAAVLFPGRAGRCEALFRRSLRRHGGGRRPDFAGVRAAFTEAMSDFLDGVDWRRIRLAGFSVCLNQLTAALYLAREVRRRSPGTAVVLGGSACAGELGAGLLRAFPFVDFVVNGEGERPLAGLVRHLRGDGGLPPGVVHRAGSGAAPSGRDQVPDLDALPPPDYRDYFEELGRLPAGDRFVPVLPVEFSRGCWWGRCRFCNLNLQWSGYRAKSVERMAAEVRALSRGYGVLDFAFTDNALPRRQAAGFFRAAAGLGDLAFFAELRAVHGRAEWAEMARGGLRDVQVGIEALSTSLLRRLGKGATAMDNVAAMRHAAEAGVRLGGNLILHFPGSTPEEVAETLAVLDFVWPFEPLKPVSFWLGHESPVAREPAAYGLRAVRPHPAWAGLFPPEVLRGLPVMVLGYRGDRGRQRRLWRPVETRLRQWAARRAGAGPALTCRDGGDFLLVRQVLPDGRTLHHRLRGASRRLYLACLEPRPLAELGPLAGGRPAAEIAAFVADLVAKRIMFREGDRVLSLAVRARGANHDRRYG; from the coding sequence ATGAAGGTCGCCCTGGTGGCGCCGCCCTGGCCCCTCTTCAATCGTCCCTCCATCCAGCTCGGGGCCTTGAAGGCCTACCTCGCCCGGGAGGTCCCGGAGGTCGAGGTCCGGGCGCATCACCCGTACCTGGCCTGCGCCCGGCGGCTCGGCTTCGAGGCCTACGACCGGGTGAGCCGGTCTGGCTGGGCCTCCGAGGCGGTGGCGGCCGCCGTCCTCTTCCCGGGACGGGCCGGCCGGTGCGAGGCCCTCTTCCGGCGGTCCCTCCGGCGCCACGGCGGCGGGCGCCGTCCGGACTTCGCCGGGGTACGGGCGGCTTTCACAGAGGCGATGTCGGACTTCCTCGACGGGGTGGACTGGCGGCGGATCCGACTCGCCGGCTTCTCCGTCTGTCTCAACCAGCTCACCGCGGCGCTCTACCTGGCCCGGGAGGTCCGGCGCCGGTCGCCGGGGACCGCCGTGGTCCTGGGCGGGTCCGCCTGCGCCGGGGAACTGGGCGCGGGGCTCCTCCGGGCCTTTCCCTTCGTGGACTTCGTGGTGAACGGGGAGGGGGAGCGGCCGCTGGCCGGCCTGGTACGGCACCTCCGGGGCGACGGGGGCCTGCCGCCCGGCGTGGTCCACCGGGCCGGGTCGGGCGCGGCGCCCTCCGGGCGGGACCAGGTCCCGGACCTTGATGCCCTGCCGCCGCCCGACTACCGGGACTACTTCGAGGAACTCGGGCGGTTGCCCGCCGGGGACCGTTTCGTCCCGGTGCTCCCCGTGGAGTTCTCCCGGGGCTGCTGGTGGGGGCGGTGCCGGTTCTGCAACCTGAACCTCCAGTGGTCGGGTTACCGGGCGAAATCCGTGGAGCGGATGGCGGCCGAGGTCCGGGCGCTCTCCAGGGGCTACGGCGTCCTGGACTTCGCCTTCACGGACAACGCGCTCCCCCGGCGCCAAGCCGCCGGGTTCTTCCGGGCGGCGGCGGGGCTCGGGGATCTCGCCTTCTTCGCCGAGCTGCGCGCCGTGCACGGGCGGGCGGAGTGGGCGGAGATGGCCCGGGGCGGCCTCCGGGACGTCCAGGTGGGGATAGAGGCCCTGAGCACGTCGCTGCTCCGGCGGCTCGGCAAGGGGGCCACCGCCATGGACAACGTGGCGGCCATGCGGCACGCGGCGGAGGCCGGGGTGCGGCTCGGCGGCAACCTCATCCTCCACTTTCCCGGCAGCACGCCCGAAGAGGTGGCGGAGACCCTGGCGGTCCTGGACTTCGTCTGGCCCTTCGAGCCGCTCAAGCCGGTCTCCTTCTGGCTGGGCCACGAGAGCCCGGTGGCCCGGGAGCCCGCCGCTTACGGCCTCCGGGCCGTCCGGCCCCACCCCGCCTGGGCCGGGCTCTTCCCCCCGGAGGTCCTTCGCGGGCTCCCGGTCATGGTGCTCGGCTACCGGGGCGACCGGGGGCGCCAGCGGCGCCTCTGGCGGCCGGTGGAGACCCGGCTTCGGCAGTGGGCCGCCCGGCGCGCCGGGGCCGGTCCGGCGCTCACCTGTCGGGACGGGGGAGACTTCCTCCTGGTGCGGCAGGTGCTGCCTGACGGCCGGACCCTGCACCACCGGCTCCGCGGGGCCTCGCGCCGGCTCTACTTGGCCTGTCTCGAGCCCCGCCCCCTGGCGGAGCTCGGCCCCCTGGCCGGCGGGCGCCCGGCGGCGGAGATCGCGGCCTTCGTGGCGGACCTCGTGGCCAAGCGGATCATGTTCCGGGAGGGGGACCGGGTGCTCTCCCTGGCCGTCCGGGCCCGGGGCGCCAATCATGACCGCCGGTACGGATGA
- a CDS encoding zinc metalloprotease HtpX: protein MKNMLKTTILMAVLTGLFLVVGDLIGGRGGVAVALVMAAVMNLGAYWFSDRLALAMAGARPVSEAEAPELHAVVADLARRAGIPKPRVYVTPDETPNAFATGRNPAHAAVAVTRGLLRLLDRRELEGVLAHELGHVRNRDILISSIAAVLAGAISYLATMAQWSLMFGGLSRDDDDGGVLGFVGLLVTIVVAPLAAMLVQMAISRSREYQADATGARIAGTPEGLASALAKLEEWNRRLPMRVNPAAAQMYIVNPLSGRSFEGLFQTHPPIRERIRRLLELRGA from the coding sequence ATGAAGAACATGCTGAAGACCACCATCCTGATGGCCGTCCTGACGGGGCTCTTCCTCGTGGTCGGGGACCTGATCGGCGGCCGGGGCGGCGTGGCCGTCGCCCTGGTGATGGCCGCCGTGATGAACCTCGGGGCCTACTGGTTCAGCGACCGGCTGGCCCTGGCCATGGCGGGCGCCCGGCCCGTCTCCGAGGCGGAGGCCCCGGAGCTGCATGCCGTGGTGGCGGACCTGGCCCGCCGGGCCGGGATCCCGAAGCCACGGGTCTACGTGACCCCCGACGAGACGCCCAACGCCTTCGCCACGGGCCGGAACCCCGCCCACGCCGCCGTGGCCGTCACCCGGGGGCTCCTCCGGCTCCTGGACCGCCGCGAGCTCGAGGGGGTCCTCGCCCACGAGCTGGGGCACGTCCGGAACCGGGACATCCTCATCAGCTCCATCGCCGCCGTCCTGGCGGGCGCCATCAGCTACCTCGCCACCATGGCCCAGTGGTCGCTGATGTTCGGCGGCCTCTCCCGTGACGACGACGACGGCGGGGTCCTCGGGTTCGTGGGGCTCCTCGTCACCATCGTCGTGGCGCCGCTGGCGGCCATGCTGGTCCAGATGGCCATCTCCCGGAGCCGCGAGTACCAGGCCGACGCCACCGGCGCCCGGATCGCCGGGACCCCGGAGGGGCTCGCCTCGGCCCTGGCTAAGCTCGAGGAGTGGAACCGGCGCCTTCCCATGCGGGTGAACCCCGCCGCGGCCCAGATGTACATCGTCAATCCCCTCTCCGGGCGGTCCTTCGAGGGCCTCTTCCAGACCCATCCCCCCATCCGGGAACGGATCCGCCGGCTCCTCGAGCTCCGGGGAGCCTGA
- a CDS encoding alpha/beta fold hydrolase, whose protein sequence is MPFERVERGRGRDLVCLPGWAFDASVFQGLDPPFDEVRPAGLVGPWTPAELADFLRRRGRGPAVILGWSLGGYLALDLAAMAPDLVAGLVLVSLRAHYPPAEVERVTRELSADPEAALGRFERRCLAPGARCAARLPRDLSRLLEGLRYLAGRRADLAERDGILAYLHGTRDLVAPVAERPRLPEGVPARLVPGAGHLPFLGGEGRAALRRALAEAAGVLSDPPPPGAGPP, encoded by the coding sequence ATGCCCTTTGAGCGGGTGGAGCGGGGCCGCGGTCGGGACCTCGTGTGCCTCCCCGGCTGGGCCTTCGATGCCTCGGTCTTCCAGGGACTCGACCCGCCCTTCGACGAGGTGCGGCCGGCGGGGCTCGTGGGGCCGTGGACCCCGGCGGAACTCGCCGATTTCCTCCGCCGCCGGGGCCGAGGGCCGGCGGTGATCCTCGGGTGGTCCCTGGGGGGCTACCTCGCCCTGGATCTTGCGGCCATGGCCCCGGACCTCGTGGCGGGGCTCGTCCTGGTCTCCCTGCGGGCCCACTATCCCCCCGCGGAGGTGGAGCGGGTGACCCGGGAGCTTTCGGCCGACCCGGAAGCGGCTCTCGGGCGTTTCGAGCGGCGGTGCCTGGCGCCCGGGGCGCGGTGCGCGGCGCGGCTTCCCCGCGACCTTTCCCGGCTCCTCGAGGGGCTGCGATATCTTGCGGGCCGCCGGGCGGACCTCGCCGAGCGGGACGGGATCCTCGCCTACCTCCACGGCACGCGCGACCTCGTGGCCCCGGTGGCGGAACGGCCGCGCCTGCCGGAGGGCGTCCCGGCCCGGCTCGTTCCGGGAGCGGGGCATCTGCCCTTCCTCGGCGGGGAGGGCCGGGCGGCGCTCCGGCGGGCGCTGGCCGAGGCGGCCGGCGTCCTCAGCGATCCTCCGCCGCCTGGAGCAGGGCCGCCCTGA
- the bioF gene encoding 8-amino-7-oxononanoate synthase: protein MTPRDGDGDRIYREALAEREARGLLRRLVPGRRPGPGRVEVGGRVLVDLSSNDYLALARHPALARAAAEAAREWGVGAGGSRLMSGDLDLHHRLEAAAARLVGTEAALLFGSGFLANVGVIPALCGRHDLILADRLVHASILDGAALSRARLARFAHNDPGALEELLRREGSRARRALVVVESLYSMEGDRAPLADFAALRERYGFRLLVDEAHAVGVLGEEGGGLVAAGGLTGGVDFVLGTFGKAFGGYGAFVAGSRAAVDYLVNQARSLVFSTALPPPVVAAALAALEVAAAEPERRRRLADLARGFREAVGRRTGLSCPGEDQIVPVVIGESGRAVEISRRLEVEGFLVRAVRPPTVPAGAARLRVSVTAGHDPADLRRLAEALADAL from the coding sequence ATGACGCCGCGTGACGGGGATGGTGATCGCATCTACCGCGAGGCCCTGGCCGAGCGGGAGGCCCGGGGGCTCCTCCGGCGGCTCGTCCCCGGGCGCCGGCCCGGCCCGGGGCGCGTGGAGGTGGGCGGGCGGGTCCTCGTCGACCTCTCCTCCAACGACTACCTGGCGCTCGCTCGCCACCCGGCCCTCGCCCGCGCCGCGGCCGAGGCGGCCCGGGAGTGGGGCGTGGGGGCGGGGGGCTCCCGCCTCATGAGCGGGGACCTCGATCTGCACCACCGGCTCGAGGCGGCTGCCGCGCGCCTCGTGGGCACGGAGGCCGCCCTCCTTTTCGGAAGCGGCTTCCTGGCCAACGTGGGGGTGATTCCGGCCCTCTGCGGCCGCCACGATCTCATCCTGGCGGACCGGCTCGTCCATGCCAGCATCCTGGACGGGGCCGCGCTCTCCAGGGCGCGGCTCGCCCGCTTCGCCCACAACGATCCCGGTGCCCTCGAGGAGCTCCTCCGGCGGGAAGGAAGCCGGGCCCGGCGGGCCCTCGTGGTGGTGGAGAGTCTCTACAGCATGGAGGGAGACCGGGCTCCCCTGGCGGACTTCGCGGCGCTCAGGGAACGCTACGGCTTCCGGCTCCTGGTGGACGAGGCCCACGCGGTGGGGGTCCTCGGGGAGGAGGGCGGGGGGCTCGTGGCGGCGGGCGGCCTCACCGGCGGGGTGGACTTCGTTCTCGGCACCTTCGGCAAGGCCTTCGGCGGCTACGGGGCCTTCGTGGCCGGGTCGCGGGCCGCGGTGGACTACCTGGTGAACCAGGCCCGGAGCCTCGTCTTCTCCACGGCCCTTCCGCCGCCGGTGGTGGCCGCCGCCCTGGCCGCGCTGGAGGTGGCGGCGGCGGAGCCGGAGCGGCGCCGGCGCCTTGCGGACCTGGCCCGGGGCTTCCGGGAGGCCGTCGGGCGGCGGACCGGTCTTTCCTGCCCGGGCGAGGACCAGATCGTTCCCGTGGTGATCGGGGAGAGCGGGCGTGCCGTGGAGATCTCCCGCCGGCTCGAGGTCGAGGGCTTCCTGGTCCGGGCGGTCCGGCCCCCCACCGTCCCGGCCGGGGCCGCACGGCTCAGGGTCTCGGTGACCGCCGGCCACGACCCCGCCGACCTCCGGCGCCTGGCGGAGGCCCTGGCCGATGCCCTTTGA
- a CDS encoding ANTAR domain-containing response regulator: MNREGAAPPAEATGLRVLLAEDDIPVAKGYQDILQKAGYEVVGLAHDGLQAVEMCENLRPDLLLMDIKMPRMDGLEAARAINMDPKSAFTPIVLVTAYADQQLVTRAKRCGVLGYLVKPVQLDDLIPALEMAHTAAQKISALEGAVRNLSEELEARKVVERAKGILMKRLKIDEEEALRMMQKESRRQRIKLKDLARAIISSHSIMNS; encoded by the coding sequence ATGAACAGAGAAGGAGCGGCCCCGCCTGCGGAGGCGACGGGGCTGCGGGTGCTCCTGGCCGAAGACGACATCCCCGTGGCCAAGGGGTACCAGGACATCCTCCAGAAGGCGGGCTACGAGGTGGTGGGGCTGGCCCACGACGGCCTCCAGGCCGTGGAGATGTGCGAGAACCTCCGGCCGGACCTCCTCCTCATGGACATCAAGATGCCCCGCATGGACGGGCTCGAGGCCGCCCGGGCCATCAACATGGACCCGAAGAGCGCCTTCACGCCCATCGTCCTGGTGACGGCCTACGCCGACCAGCAGCTGGTCACCCGGGCCAAGCGGTGCGGGGTGCTGGGGTACCTGGTGAAGCCCGTCCAGCTCGACGATCTCATCCCGGCCCTCGAGATGGCGCACACGGCGGCCCAGAAGATCTCCGCCCTGGAGGGGGCCGTCCGCAACCTCTCCGAGGAACTCGAGGCCCGCAAGGTGGTGGAGCGCGCCAAGGGCATCCTGATGAAGCGGCTCAAGATCGACGAGGAGGAGGCCCTCCGGATGATGCAGAAGGAGAGCCGCCGCCAGCGCATCAAGCTCAAGGACCTGGCCCGGGCCATCATCTCCTCCCACTCCATCATGAATTCCTGA